The Triticum urartu cultivar G1812 chromosome 6, Tu2.1, whole genome shotgun sequence genome includes the window GAGGGTCCGGACGCCCGGTGCTCGTTAgacgtccgtagattcggctcgggtgggcttcggtcggacgtccggggCGTCGCTCGTCCGGAGGGCTTCGGAAAtccgtagattcggctcgggtgtGGGTGTGCCAGTCGTCCGGAgagggccggtcgtccggtgccTGGAGGTCGTCGGGCGTCTGTAGCtcgccggtcgtccggagcctaGGAGTTTCGAGCAGTCCTTCTTCTTGTCCATTGAGCTTGGCATCCTCACCGTCTTGTCCGTTGAGTGTAGTTGATCCATGGCTTTCCTCCAAGcacctgatcacacatagggttTTCGCTTGAGTAGTAGCCaagtctcatgcatagaaagtggtagttcggagaggagtgagttcaccttatcttcgatagccttcgCTCGGgttcttgtcattggtccaagtggtgttgttggaggtgtaggtgcgtccatggggatgatcgtggGATGCTTCGCATCACAGAGAAAATAACTGAAGCGACTTGATCATTATTTAAGGCTAACACGTAGAGTTAAGACGCCGGTTACTTCTCGTAGTGGGCGTGAGTAATCACCATAGTTAACCAAAAACCTTATTCTGATCTTGAGCTCAAATGCACCCAGATGAACAGTAAAACCgaaaaatagtaaaaaaatttaaaaaaaatttgaatttttttgtgGTATATACTTTAACAATTTTTTTGTATGCATACCAAATTTCACCATGAAATGACATTCGTGGAAGTCGTGGAAAAAAAACAGAACTCCAAAATGTTTTAAAACTAGCATCTTTAGAGCAttgattttgtttttttgccaTGACTTTCACGGATGTcatttcgtgctgaatttttgcAAGCATGCAAAACATTTATCAAAGTTtaccaaaaaaatattttttagttttttagtttcACGAATGTCTACAACACGAGGAGTACTTTTTTCCTCGTGTCTACCGTGTCACTCAGGTTGCAGGTGGAAGTGGGCATAAGTGGGACTAATTAAGCCTATCCCACTTAATCATCTCAGTGGGCACCCGTTGGACAATAGAAAAAAATAAGTGGGCTGTCCCATTTAGCCCGCTGGGAACCCACCACACCACTAACCCAGTCTCCTCCGGCTTCCCCTTCGCGCTGAGCTCTCGTGTACGGTTCGAGTTGAGTCGCCGCCCTTCCGACCTAGCAGTCGGCGAACACTGCTCCTCCGGCCGCCTATCTTCTCCCTCGCGCTGGAGACCAGCATCTACGTGCTTATGGCCAGGCTCCTCTCGATGGAGAGTGACACCGACGCCTCTCGCGAAGCGCGCAGCCGCCTGCTGGAGATGCTGACGCTGCTCCCGGGGATGGGGCCGGACATTGCCGTCCGGAAACTCAATGACGTGCGCACGGACCTCCAACGCTTCCTCGCCTTGTCATCCGCAACAACACCCTCGGACTCCGCTGCTCTCTTACCCGACCAGTTGTTGGACGTGGTGGTCACCCGGCGGCCTACCCCAACAGCCGACGTTGATGAACACTTGGCGTACGCCATGACGGCGGTGCGcctcctcctggaccacctcgaGTGCTGTCGCAACGACTTGCTAAACTAGAGCTCAATCCCGTCCGCTCGCCTAGGATCTTGGACCAGGAGAGCTACCTCCTCAACAACCGCTATCTAAGTTTGTGGAAAGGAATCAGTTATACATTTGTTCGGTGGAATCTCACTTATGCCGAGCTAAGCCACctattttttagttttttttgagcAAAACCTATTTTTCAGTGGGTTGTTAGTTAACACCCGCCAAACCTTGGCGGGACTAAGACTTTGTACAATAAGAGATGCTTAGAGGggtgcttagaaaaataaaccgaGATTTTCTGAAGCACCGGTGCCTATTTCTATAGAAGTGACGCTTAGTTAAGCGTCTACCCTGTACAAATAAGCATCGGTGCTTAAGAAAAGTCTGGTTTATTTTTATAAGCACCTTCCTTAAGCACCTCCCATTATACAAGGCCTAAGTGGGCTGTGGTCGGACTCCCACGTTTAGTCTCACGTGCAGCTGTCAGCGTGTGCCCTTGGGTACCCAACAACACAAATATTAGAGGAAAAAAAAAAGCAAATATTGGCCGAGGAAACGCAGACCGTCAGATCCAGATGGATGGCCAAATGGGAAGAGGAGGAACCGCAGACCTGGCCCTGGGTGGAGGCCAAGAGTCTGTGCAAGTTGCCACCCTTTTTTCTCCCTTTCCCATCCCCATCTTTCGTCCACcgctccccgccccctcccccctctcaccgcggagcccatccgccgcccgccgccgccgctgttgACACTACCCGCGAATCTCCTTCTTCCGGTACATTCCTCACCGTCGCTTTCCCTCTACCCGATCCGATCTCGCTCCTCTCGATTTCGCGGTTCCTGAATTATCCCCGAGTCGATCGGAGACCATCGGGCGTGGCGTTCCGTGCTCTGTTGGTCGATCCATCGATTCGCGATGCATGCGCGCTTATTCTGCCTAGTCTTTGGAAATTAATGCATGCCTGCTTGGTCGAATCGACTCGCCTGCGTAGATATCTGGAGTCATCTGGAGTATAGGTTTGATTGTTGTTTTTGCCTTTCAGAGTGGTGGAGAGGAGACATGGCACTCCGAAGGCTGCTTCAGGGGATTGTCCTACCGCGGACGACGGGCCGGCATGTTGGGGCATCGTTTTCCACGGAGGCTGGGGAGACTATCCGCGCAACCCTGTTTCCCGGTGATGGCATCGGGCCTGAGATCGCCGAGTCGGTCAAGCAGGTAGAGGATTTTGTTTCTCTTGGGTGTCGTATTTGTGTGATAGACTCATGTATGAGTTCTTACCACAACTTGGTCTGCTTTTCTGTGTCCTTATGATGTAGAAATGTCTTTATACTTTATTTGATCAAGGTTTGAAGCTACGCCAACAAGGGCATATCGTTAATGCTGAGCTCTATAGAACTTTTTAGTGGTTGGCCTCCCTGGATGGCTAGTGACATCTCTTGCAATTTCCCTGGCCCCATGCAATTATAAGTTTAGCAAGAAAGGTAGAAGATTTTCCTTATGTTTGATACGATATTAACAGGTGTGAGTTTTATCCTCACACCCAGCATAATTAATACactctctgttcctaaatataagacgttttggcAGTTCAATTTTAACTGCCAAAACGTCATACatttagaaacagagggagtaaCAACTAGCCCGCGCACGGGACTAAAAATAATTGGAATTGTGTCGGATTTGTATACAACAATCAATGGACTTGCAACAGTTCAAAGAAAAACTCAAGCAAGCACGCAACACTGCACCTGTAAGTGCGCACGGACCATGGAAACACTGGCTTGTACTTATAAATACTTTCCAATTCAGAACATGAGTGAGCTGGTTGCTTGCTGGTTTGATTAAGCTGGGTGTAGACGCAGGTGTGTGGTTTGAGGCTCCCCAACAGCATTATTTTTTTGCTGTTTCATCTGTACTATTTTTTTTTGGCGGTGCAACAACGATTGGATTGGGCAGGGAGGGACTGCAGGTGCAGGGTGAGGCTAGGGGATGCACATCATGGATGGTagggggaagggggggggggcagcgTCAAAGTCACGGTGCAAGGAGTCCATGACGGGTTAAGGTAGAAGTGAGATTGGATGGGGTGGCAGAGGGGTGACTTGAAGTGAGACTTCATAAAATGGCACACTTTTCCTCGTACTTTGATCCAATGACACATCTTTCTTTTTATTGGATTAAACAGCACACTTTTGATTCATAGCTGGATAAAATGACACAAACTGagtcttttttcctttttcaagTCTGGGCACACAAGTCATAATATTTTGGACTATTTTGCCCTTTCTTCTTGGTCAACTGGTTCGGAGCCAAGCACAGCTATGAATCCTCGCCGCTACTGGTTCGGTGTGCTTCTTCCCCACAACTATGAATCCTCGCCGCTACTCCCCGGCGCCACCACCTCACCGCGCCGCGCCCGTTCCTGTGGAGGACGCTCTGCTGTCCGCCGCACTCCAACCGCTCCCTTGGCGTGTCGGAGAAGAAGGGCGCCGCCGTCCACCACGCTCCGGCCGCTCCCTCACCCATGCAGGAGAAGAAGGGTGCCGCCACTTCAAGTTCCCTGCAGCGCGTCGTAGTCCAGGTCCCTTGCTGGACATGTTCGAGTCCTGACTGTAGCACGTGTTCGTAGCTGCTTGCTGTTGTAGTTGGCTGTAGCTGCTCGCCGCTGTAGTGCTAGCTTTAGCAGTCTACCTGATGAAACTCATGCCGCTGGCCTGAATTTAGCTTTTAATTTTGATTGCCCATTCAGCTGTCTAAAAGCTACAGATGCTTTTTCCTGTGAAGAAATTCAGCTTGTATTGATGCCCGGTCCTGAAGAAATTTAGCTTTAATTTACATGCTTATTGAATCGAATTAGAAGGAGAGAGAAAGATATataatagagagagagagagatgaagggAGAGACGGGATGGGAGGAAACCTGTGAGTCTCCTCGGGATCGTTCGTCTCTGTTTTGATCGTTCCTCTGGGTCATTCGTCTCCTCTGATCTTTTTTGGCATAGTCTCCTTTCCTCTGTTTCAATCGAACCGGTTGACCAGACAGAAGGGCAAATTCGTCCAAAGTATTATGACGTGTGGGCTCAGACTTGGAAAAGGTGGAAAAACTCAGTTTGTGCCATTTTATCCAGCTATGAATGAAAAGTGTGCTATTTAATCTAATAAAAAGAAAGGCGTGCCATTGGATCAAAGTACAAGGAAAAGTGTCATTTTATCAAATTGCTCGGTATTTTCACGTTGTGAATCATGGGACAGAGGAAACGTACGGAGAGGAAAGGAGCAAGAGAGCACAAACCGCTCTCAAGGACTGGGGGAGGCGGTGGTATGGAGAAATTGGTGGGAGGGGAGCACATACGAGGGGATGGGAGGTCTAAccatgacgacgacgatggcaGACTACCCTTCAATAGTAAAGATGATTTAGGGCTCCTTTGATACAAAGGAAATGCATAGGATTTTTACAGGATTTGGATCCTTAGGATTTTTTTCCTGTGATGGTCGTTTGATTTGTAGGATTGAAATCCTTAGGATTTTTTCCATAGGATTCATTTATACTACATTTTGGAGGAAACTTTTCATCCACTCAAACTTCTTTGTAGAATTCCTTTGCTTTTCTTGTGCTATCAAACACTTCTCCAAATCCCATAGGATACAAGAGGACATGACACTGTATTCCTACATTtttcctattcctgcgttttgaGAATCCTgagaatcaaagaggcccttattCTTTTGCAGAAAGCCGGACTTCTGGCTGTTCAGAATTTGGGGCACAGTTGAATTTGCTTGTATTTCTGTGAAAACCCTGTTTCACTTTGGAACTTTGTGTCATTTGTGTAACTTGGTTATGCTATTGTTTTGATTTTTGGCTTCTTTTTTTGCAACAGAATGGCTATTGGGATTTCAGTAATATTTCTGAATAATTACCTTGGATGCTCCTGTCATTCTAGAAAGTTCAGAATATGCATCTTTGCCAATTTTGATCTGAAATAACTTGTATACATTGTTCATTCATAAAGTGTGGATATCTACTCCATGTCTACAATGACATTCATTCTGTTGTATCTGTATACTGAACCCAGGATGATCAAAGGTTCAAAGCCAATAGGTGAGAGGTGGTATGTCCTTAGATGCTTAAAAATCATCGTGGACAAGAACATAACAATTATTTTTTCTATAATATGCAATTGACAAAGATGTCATGCAGAAAAGGAACAAGTGACTGATATCTTGGGGATTGGATCAACTAGAAACTTTTTGAAGGAACCGTATCTGTACTGCATTTATATAGTTTTAGATTTTTTACAAAGATCCGCTAGAACCTTATTTCCTATCAAGGCCTTATTTGCCGGTTGATTTTAGATGGTGGCTGCCTGCTGGATTAGTTGCTATCAGAGTTGTCGGGCCAGGCCAGGCTTGTTGGACTGGTGAAGTCAAAGCCTGAGCTGCCCCGCCTGTCTTTTGCGCCAGGCTGCCCATCTGTTTTTAAATTGCAGTGACATGATCGTCTCTCTCATCTTGAACTTCGATACATGGTTCCAGCTATCTGAAGCTAATTGCTTTACCTGTAAACTGTACTTTTGCAACTGAGTTTCGCAAGAATACTGCTACTAAGATGAGTGATTAAATTCACGCACAAAACTCATTCAAGCATGATTTCTTTGAAGGTAGCTTGTTCTACTTCCGTACTTCTAATCTTTTCTTTTACTGTTTCAGGTATTCAATGTTGCAGGTGTACCTATAGAATGGGAAGAACATTATGTTGGTACGGAAGTTGATCCCAGAACAGAGAGCTTTTTGACATGGGAGAGCCTGGAGTCGGTGCGTAGAAACAAAGTTGGCTTGAAAGGTCCTATGGCTACACCTATTGGAAAAGGCCACCGTTCTTTGAATCTTACATTAAGGAAAGAACTCGGACTCTACGCCAATGTCAGGCCTTGCAACAGCCTCCCAGGCTACAAGACTAGATATGATGATGTGAACCTTGTGACAATCCGTGAAAATACTGAAGGAGAGTATAGTGGCCTTGAGCATCAGGTATTGTGTATTCTTTCCTAAAGATAGTTTTCTTTCCATTGTTCTTGTTAGTCATGAGCTGAGCTGGTTttgagatcttatgggtttcagctctagcctaccccaacttgtttgggagaTTGAAGGCTTGGTGGTTGTTGTTCTTGTTCTTGTTAGTCATGGCACAGTTCTTTTTCTTCAGGTTGTGAGGGGTGTTGTGGAAAGTTTGAAAATTATTACCCGCCAAGCAAGTTTGAGAGTGGCAGAGTATGCTTTCCATTATGCCAAAGCCAATGGCAGGGAGAGGGTCTCTGCGATACATAAAGCTAATATCATGAGGAAAACAGACGGACTTTTCCTCAAGGTTTGATGGCTACACCCCTGTTCCTTCTTGTTGATGCTATCTGTTCCCCATTTTCATTTGTCTTGAGAGCTAACTCATGGTTATTTTATATGTACAATTTTAGTGTTGCCGTGAAGTAGCTGAGAAGTACCCTGAAATCACATATGAGGAAGTCATTATTGACAATTGCTGCATGACAGTATGTTGATCTGTCAACACTGAAACTTCACACTTGTTAATTTTACCGTTTGCACACTTGATAATCATGTAcaccctccttccatctatatagggcctaatgcgttttttaagaacgcctttgactattgacaagattaatagtacataacatgcacaatgtgaaaattatatcattgaaagcttctttcacacacgaatttaacggtgtgctttgtgtaagttgcatgtcatatattattgctctaatatttggtcaaagttagcctcgaaaaacggcttaggccctatatagatggaaggagggagtactgaAAGTAGGCCATTTACTTCTATGACATCACTGAGTATGAACTGCATCCTCTTGCAGCTCGTGAAGAATCCTGGTACATTTGATGTATTAGTGATGCCAAATCTGTATGGTGACATTATTAGTGATCTATGTGCTGGTTTGATTGGAGGCTTGGGCTTAACTCCCAGGTAGAGATTTTTATCTTCATGAGTCGATTTACTGTGTTTTTTAGACGATATCAACTAACTATTGTTTATTCCCCAGCTGCAACATTGGTGAAGGTGGCATTTGTCTGGCAGAGGCTGTTCATGGTTCTGCACCTGATATCTCTGGCAAGGTAAAGTGATCTTAAATATCTACCATATGAGATTTCTCAGTATGTACATGTTCATGATGTTTTAATTGATGGCTTTCTGGCTTTTCGTTATGTGTATATGAAACCAAAGTTCTCTCGTGATGTCTAGACAGTCTTTATGATGTCTCTTTGTTGACTGAATGATATTCGATTGCCTGCAGAACCTTGCAAACCCAACTGCTCTTATGTTGAGTGCTGTTATGATGTTGCGCCACTTG containing:
- the LOC125513217 gene encoding isocitrate dehydrogenase [NAD] catalytic subunit 5, mitochondrial-like; the encoded protein is MALRRLLQGIVLPRTTGRHVGASFSTEAGETIRATLFPGDGIGPEIAESVKQVFNVAGVPIEWEEHYVGTEVDPRTESFLTWESLESVRRNKVGLKGPMATPIGKGHRSLNLTLRKELGLYANVRPCNSLPGYKTRYDDVNLVTIRENTEGEYSGLEHQVVRGVVESLKIITRQASLRVAEYAFHYAKANGRERVSAIHKANIMRKTDGLFLKCCREVAEKYPEITYEEVIIDNCCMTLVKNPGTFDVLVMPNLYGDIISDLCAGLIGGLGLTPSCNIGEGGICLAEAVHGSAPDISGKNLANPTALMLSAVMMLRHLQFNDQADRIHNAILQTIAEGKYRTADLGGKSSTSDYTKAVCDHI